The Natator depressus isolate rNatDep1 chromosome 23, rNatDep2.hap1, whole genome shotgun sequence sequence tgcagcacccccctgacctcagcttgctggacaggggtgagctgatccgagagggggattgtttccaggggggaaccagctctggtcccaaggaacagatctactaaagggtcatctccctgctcctcccactgtccacacacggccaacaccacattccccctggcataatatggcttcatcatattcacatggtacacccggcggtggtgggcccggttcgacagctccaccacatagtttacctcattgagctgcttgacgaccttgaacgggccctcccaggcggcctgtagtttgttctttctcacggggatgagaaccatcaccggatccccggtggcgtaggcacgggcccgcgccgtgcggtcataccagaccttctgcttcctctgggctctggccagattctccctggccaggcccatgagttcagccagtctctctcggaaggtcaggacatactccaccactgactctccatcgggagtggccttcccctcccactcgtctctcatcaggtccagggggcccctcaccctccttccatataacagttcgaaaggcgaaaatccggtagactcctggggcacctccctgtacgcgaacagcaggtgaggtaagtacttgtcccaatcctgcgggtgctggttcataaaggttttcagcatcatctttagcgtcccgttaaacctctccaccagcccattggactgggggtgatacgctgaggcccagtcatgccggaccccacatttctcccacaagcaccggagcagggccgacatgaagttggagccttggtctgtcaagacttccctggggaaccccactcggctgaaaatggtcaggagcgcatctgccacggtgtctgcttcaatggaagctaagggcactgcctcggggtagcgggtggcgaaatctaccaccaccagaatgtatttcttccccgaccgggtcgtcttgctgagaggccccacgatgtccatggccaccttctggaaaggctcctctatgatgggcaaaggtctcaacgccgctttccccttgtcccgggccttccccaccctctgacaggggtcacaggatcggcaatactgccggacggtggtaaagaccccgggccagtaaaagttctgtagcaacctctgccgggtgcgccggattccctggtgccctgcgagggggatgtcatgggccagggacaggagcttgcggcgatacttctgggggaccccaagctgcctcctgatcccacaggactccccttcccctgggggagcccattctcggtacaggaaccccttctcccacaggaacctctcctggcagcctctcctcatggtccgtcccacactgaggtcggccaggtccctgagcttccgcaaggagggatctttcctcaactcggcctggaactcagcggctggggaagggatggggcccggttccccctccgtggccaggtctgaggcctcagcctctctgagccgtgcccctcggagctccctccccaccagagtagggtctcgcgcctccggtgtggtaccctccccagggtcaggtcgcagtgcccctcgccggctctggctacgggtcacaaccagggcggtctgggggtcgcttggccagtcctctagttCCCCCCcaatcaaaacttcagtgggcaaatggtggtgcacgcccacatccttggggccctccttggccccccatttcaggtgtacccttgccacgggcaccttgaatggggtcctgcccacccccgtcagggtcaggtaggtgttgggcaccacccaatctggggccaccacctcgggctgggccagcgtcacctccacgcccgtatcccagtatccattgaccttcctcccatccacctcgaggggaacaaggcactctctccggagggacagccccgcacccaccctgtaaaccgagcaccctgagtccagagcacccagccctctggcggagctggccgggggtactcttccctcctgagcaggtgataaactggcagccccccttgcctgggccgtctgcccctcgtccagctgggtccctacccagttaaccctgggtaggttgggtctgctcagtctgtccctgagcccggggcactgggtccgtacgtggcctctctggccacagtgatagcagctcaggtcacgttggtcccctcgagcgggtcggaggggcccgacgccaggcgttccccttgggagggggttctcccgatttccccgctgggaggccccatggtgactctctctctgcatcgggggggggcctgttcttttgggactcctccttgctaccccctgaccgactgttcacaaactcgtcggccagccgCCCTGCGTgttgggggttcgcgagctttttgtccaccagccacagcctcaggtcggaagggcactgttcatacaggtgctccagtacgaacaggtcaagcaggtcctctttagcttgggcccccgctgtccacttgcgggcatatccctgcgtccggttgaccagttgtaggtaggtgacctcaggcgttttacgctgactccggaaccttctccggtacatctcgggggtcagcccaaactcacggagcagggcctgtttgaacagttcatagtcccctgcctccggccctgtcatccggctgtagacctccacggctttggggtccagtaagggggtgaggaactggagcctgtctgcagggtcaaccctgtgcagctcgcaggcattctcaaaggccgtcaggaagctatctatgtcctccccctccttccgctgggccaggaagcacttatcaaagctccttgcagtcttgggtccccccgcactcaccgcagccggggccccactgctcctcagcctggccagctccagttcacgctgtctttgtttctccttctcctgacgctccctctccttctcctcctgctcatgttgacgttgtttttcatgatcctccagctccctcattttcctctccctctcccattccagccgcatccgctccagggacggggagctccgccgggaggatcccctgctggctgctggggtcagggggccctcggtatttgctgggcttcccacaacccctcccccaggcctaggtaggaagggtctcgggatgtcctgggcagcagtctgacccctcccagcccggtcaggccccagggcccacgctgcgtcccccgggcggcttccctccgggacagggatcgggtcatccaagcgatccctctcctccagctgggcaatcagctgttccttggtggacctcccgacgcgcagccccctctgcctgcacagctccaccaggtcgctcttaaggcgtttagcgtacatctcccggctggccactcgcaggccgggcagctgtccacggtttccaggaaaaaccccaagggtgccagtccttcttgaggtcaccacctctttgccagggtcgagctgcagactcctccgcccctgggaccgctcgctgtgatcccccgggggaccctgttactgcaaaagtccttctctctggtcacacactcccaggggttaaccgccccctgaaaccgtctctctctgaatcttcagcacgccggGTCCCCGTCAATCCtgcttcgttttactgctccccagtcacttactgcaggaagcgccgttcacggggtgcagtacatcccaccgctgccaccaggtgtcacggagtgtgggggagtccggggcctgcacccctcttcctgggattcactgagactctcagccagccagtaaaacaggtttattggacagcaggaacacagtccaaaacagagcttgtggggacacccaggacccctcagtcaagtccttctgggggagcagggagcttagaccccagccctggggttccctgcgtcactccacccagccccaaactgaaaccaacccccccagccggctcccttctccagcctgtgtccacattcccaggcagaggtgtcacctccccttcccctcccggctcaggtgaccggctctcaggtctcccctccccagggcacattcccaggtcaacactcccccctccctgctgcgtcccatCCTCAcaccctcactcccgacccgcagcccccccagctcgaccggtgcccctcactcccgacccgcagcccccagccccgccggtgcccctcactcccggccctgcagcccccgctagcccggccctggcccccccAGCTCTGATCTAGTGGCTGGAGTGCAGGTTGGgagcccggatgcctgggttctctcctggctctgggaggcatGTGGCATGGCCGTGAAGGGGGTGTCACCCCTGCAGGGCCCCTGCTGCCCTAAGGCAAcaagcagacccccccccccaatgctggAGACCCTGGAGcagggaccccccccacccccgtcctgggCGGCCCCTGGAGGCAGGAACTGGGGCTCCCTGTTCACAaatccccatttcccctcccccacccgcagTTTTTTGAGGGCGTTTGCGTAGGTCCTACCAAAACACCCCCCAGGGAGAGACCTGGGCCGGGCGGGGGCACGATGAAGGGTCACAGCCGGGTGCTGGGGGGGCTTCAGTGCTTTGATCTAACCCTAATGGCAGTCCacccctgctctcagccccagagccatggagggaacccaggagtcctggctcccagatccCCTTTTCTATCCcaccagacaccccccccccccccccgtgaagaAAATTCACTGCAAAATGGAAAACAATCAATTCAATTTCTTTAAGTCGGAAGCtgttttgggggggctgggacCGTCTCTCACGGCATCTGTGCCccgggaggtggggagggggggccatGCCAGGCTCGACAGGGCCCCGATCCCGTGTGGTGGTGtgagcagcacctgggctgggggggcctcgCTCGTGGTGGGGGAGTGGATCTGGGCAGGTCCTGGCCGGTCGGGGCCCCCATCTCAGGCAGGGGGGTCGGGGAGAAACCATGACCCCCCCGTAGCAGCTCTGGGCCCCCCCAGTCCGCAGGGCCTCCCCCCGCTTGCCCCTCCCACGGCTCTCGCTGTTCTGAAGGGTCTTAGCCCCCCCGGTTTTTATCAGACCCCGGCGTGGGGCGTCACTTGGGGGCCTCTCAATTCCCAGCCAGCCGCTCGGCCCCCCCGGCTTCGCCTTCCCGGAGGCAgcggccagggccaggtgccagCGTAACCCGCTGCGGGAATTCGCCCCCTGCGCCCGGCCCTTTGGGGGGCAGGTGGATGCTGCCGGGGGGGTCACTGGATGGATCAGGGGGGAGCCCCAGAGGGTCTTTTCACAGCTGGTCGAACCGGCTCTAGTGCAGGGGCAGCTCAGGGGGTCACGCACGAGGGGCACCAGCCCCATGAGCTCACGGCCCCCCAGAAAGATTGGGGCCTGGCTGCACCTGTAGCTCCCACAGGGAGAGGGGTAGATTGGTGTCCCCGGGGAGCCTGGACCCCTAGGGGTCGTGCAGCTGGGGGGCCGGTGGGGGGGTcaggggcaggactctggggaaagattggggtgtgtatggggggcCGGGGCATGCTCCCCCTTTCAATACACGCTAGCAGGCCCCAGCTGGGCGCTCTGAGCCGCTGCCTCCCAGGGTGAGAGGTGCAGGGGTCCCATCTTGGTGACCCCCAACAccagtgggagggggcagcccccGCCTGATCCCcctttgcagaccccccccaaaTCCACCCTGAAACTGGCTCCATCTGCAGCATCCGCCCCCCCAGACCCAGAGCGTTGGGGGCGGGGAGACGATGCGTCCCCCACATTTCCCGCCAGCCGGGAGGGCCTGCAGCAAAGGATGGTGGGTATTTTCCGAGGCTGCTCCGgggctccctccctcctctccagcgCTGCTGGGGGTCCGGCAGCCCCCCAGGCCGGGGGGGGGTAGGCAGCGTCCCCAGCTGGCGACAGAAGGGATGACACCACACGCTGCcggttgggttttttccccaggtTCTTTGTTTCCGTTTCCTTCCAGCCATGCACCGAGGAGGGTCCCTGGCCTCAGGTCCGGGCGCGGGGggtgtggcggggtgggggggtgctgggggggagcggggccgggggggggctgaCAGTCTCAATTCATTATCAACTCTTGTCGGCGGGGCTGTCTCTGTGCAGGGATCCCTTCATGCTCTCCAGGTATTCCTGCTGCGAGACCGCCAGCACCGAGGCCAGGATCTCGTCCTCGTCCCAGTCGGTCAGACCTGCCGGGGGGGGCAGGGTTAGGGGACAGAGCACCCCGCACCCACCCCAGTtctcccactgggagctggggggggggaaacagaccCCTCTACTCTGCGCCCACCCCagcgctcctccctcctctctgccacatcccccacccctcccttcccttctcgCCCCCAGGACCACCCCATTGCAcaacccctcccccgcagtcCCCCCAGCGCACTGGGAGACGGAGAACacctcccagcccctctgggaaATTGGGTGACAAGTCTATTGGCTTCAGGGGCGTGGCCTCATTCAGAGCCCTCCTATTCATCATCTGCaaaggacgcctgggttctctccccggctctgggaggggcgtggggtctagtggttagagcaggggtggctgggagccaggacacatGGGTtttctccccggctctggggggcagtgagggctGACACTCACCGAACGCGGTAGGAGACATCTGCTGCATGATGGCCCGGCACTCCAGGGCCGGGTACAAGGACACTAAGGGTGGGGTCGCTCGGCCGCCTCCTGCCGATAACTGACTGCTCGTGCCTGGGGACgcagagatggggggaggggggctaaaCACGCTGAATGTATATTTatcacctctggggcggggcagctggggaacggCCGCACATAACGCCACATGGGGATGACCTGTCTGGTGCCAGGATGCAGCCAgttctggggcggggcagctggggaacagccgcacaTAACGCCACATGGGGACCCAGCGccaagatgcagccacctctggggcggagcggggcgggtGGGGAATGGCTGCACTGGGGCAGTTGCTGGCTCATCCACTCCGAGCTCCTGGGCGAGAGAGCGGAGAGCCCCCTTGCCCGCCCCCCGGCACTGACCTGGCGCGCAGGGCGAGGGGGGTTTCGGCAGCGCCAGGGCGGCGGCGGCGCCCGGGGAGGGCGGTTTCATGGCGGTGATCTCGCCGTGCAGGTCGGGGTGCTCGGGGGACGGGGCCGAGCTGCGGTGACGCGGGGAGCGGCTGCTCCAGTCCTCCAGGCCGCTGGTGGCGGCCGCCGTGGCCGAGCTGCAGGTCGCGCTGGCtttccggggctgggggagggaggcaagggGTGAGCTGCGAAGGAGCCCCCCGCCaatcccccgccccccggagccAGGCAGTCCccagagggggcggggccgggcggggcgcGGGGCTCACCTGTCTGGCTTGTTTCTCCTGGTCCCGCAGCCACTGCAGGTAGGACTCTCGGGCCACCTGCTCCTCGATGGCCTCGTTCGTGGCCTCCCAGTCGGTCGCTCGCTTCTTGTCCTCCAGCATCTGCTGCTCGATCCACGACTCCTCCGACGTCTTGATGGCGCTTTTCATCAGCGACTGCTCCGCGTactgcgggggggcggggtcagggaGCCCCGCCCATAGCGTGCCCCGCCCcgcctccagccccgcccctcgCATGCCtggccctgtccccagccccgcccccggtcAAAGCAATGAcacagccagccccgcccccagctgcgacccgcccagccccgcccccaaccccccagctggga is a genomic window containing:
- the OTUD5 gene encoding OTU domain-containing protein 5 isoform X2, coding for MKEDGACLFRAVADQVYGDQDMHEVVRKHCMDYLMKNADYFSNYVTEDFTTYINRKRKNNCHGNHIEMQAMAEMYNRPVEVYQYGTEPINTFHGIQQNEDEPIRVSYHRSIHYNSVVNPNKATIGVGLGLPSFKPGYAEQSLMKSAIKTSEESWIEQQMLEDKKRATDWEATNEAIEEQVARESYLQWLRDQEKQARQPRKASATCSSATAAATSGLEDWSSRSPRHRSSAPSPEHPDLHGEITAMKPPSPGAAAALALPKPPSPCAPGTSSQLSAGGGRATPPLVSLYPALECRAIMQQMSPTAFGLTDWDEDEILASVLAVSQQEYLESMKGSLHRDSPADKS